Proteins found in one Pseudomonas mosselii genomic segment:
- a CDS encoding ATP-dependent DNA helicase translates to MSYTVAVRALCEFSAKVGDLDLRFTPSPTAQEGIAGHRRVVARRAAGYESEVALEGEYQGLRVRGRADGYDPACNRLEEIKTHRGDLARQPDNHRLLHWAQAKVYAWLLCQARQLPAIDVALVYLDVDSDGQTLISECYQADDLKRFFETQCQRFLAWAQAQERRLSERDRDLGALTFPYPEFRLGQRQLAETLYKAVSTGRCLMAQASTGIGKTLGTLFPLLKAVVPQQLDKLYFLTAKTPGRALALDALRQITRASPQPALRSLELIARDKACEHPENACHGESCPLARGFYERLPAAREAAAQVPLLDRANLREVALAHQVCPYYLAQEMARWVDLLVADYNYYFDAHALLFGLAQANQWRTAVLVDEAHNLVERGRQMYSASLDQGQLLALRQSKPAGLGSALDRLNRQWNALYKAQVAPYQASEQLPDAFLRALQQCIGLIQERMNQAPAEVEPKVLEFFFQALQFSRIAELFDEHFLFDISPRNGPRGRRLATLCLRNVVPARLLGPRMSAARSVTLFSATLNPRHFYSDLLGMPADTAWLEVAAPFRAEQLQVHIVSEVSTRYQQRQASLAPIVELIAAQFTRQPGNYLAFFSSFEYLEQVARLLAERYPVLPIWCQAPGMDEAGREAFLARFVEHGQGVGFAVLGGAFGEGVDLPGTRLIGAFVATLGLPQVNPVNEQFKQRLGRQFGAGFDYAYLYPGVRKVIQAAGRVIRGDQDRGVLMLIDERFAEPRVRQMFPSWWQLG, encoded by the coding sequence ATGAGCTACACCGTGGCCGTGCGCGCACTGTGTGAGTTCAGCGCCAAGGTCGGCGACCTCGACCTGCGTTTCACCCCGTCGCCCACCGCCCAGGAGGGCATCGCCGGGCACCGTCGGGTGGTGGCGCGGCGCGCCGCTGGTTATGAGTCGGAGGTGGCGCTGGAGGGCGAGTACCAGGGGCTGCGGGTACGCGGCCGCGCCGATGGCTACGACCCTGCGTGCAACCGCCTGGAGGAGATCAAGACCCATCGCGGCGACCTGGCCAGGCAGCCCGACAATCACCGCCTGCTGCACTGGGCCCAGGCCAAGGTCTATGCCTGGTTGCTGTGCCAGGCACGGCAACTGCCGGCGATCGACGTGGCGCTGGTCTACCTCGACGTCGACAGTGACGGCCAGACGCTGATCAGCGAGTGTTACCAGGCCGATGACCTGAAGCGCTTCTTCGAGACCCAGTGCCAGCGCTTTTTGGCCTGGGCGCAGGCCCAGGAGCGACGGCTGAGCGAGCGGGACCGGGACCTTGGCGCGCTGACATTCCCCTATCCCGAATTCAGGCTGGGCCAGCGCCAGCTGGCCGAGACGCTGTACAAGGCCGTGAGCACCGGCCGCTGCCTGATGGCCCAGGCCAGCACCGGCATCGGCAAGACCCTCGGTACCCTGTTCCCGCTGCTCAAGGCCGTGGTGCCGCAGCAACTGGACAAGCTCTACTTCCTCACCGCCAAGACCCCGGGCCGGGCCCTGGCCCTCGACGCTCTGCGCCAGATCACCCGGGCGTCGCCGCAGCCGGCGCTGCGCAGCCTTGAACTGATCGCCCGCGACAAGGCCTGCGAGCACCCCGAAAACGCCTGCCATGGTGAGTCCTGCCCTTTGGCGCGGGGTTTCTACGAGCGCCTGCCGGCCGCCCGCGAAGCCGCCGCGCAGGTGCCGCTGCTCGACCGCGCCAATCTGCGCGAGGTGGCCCTGGCGCATCAGGTCTGCCCCTATTACCTGGCCCAGGAAATGGCGCGCTGGGTCGACCTGCTGGTGGCCGACTACAACTACTACTTCGACGCTCATGCCCTGCTGTTCGGCCTGGCCCAGGCCAACCAGTGGCGCACGGCGGTGCTGGTGGACGAGGCGCACAACCTGGTGGAGCGGGGACGGCAGATGTACAGTGCCAGCCTTGACCAGGGCCAGTTGCTGGCACTGCGCCAGAGCAAGCCGGCCGGACTCGGCAGTGCCCTCGACCGACTCAACCGGCAGTGGAACGCGCTGTACAAGGCCCAGGTGGCGCCGTATCAAGCCAGCGAACAACTGCCGGACGCCTTCCTGCGTGCCCTGCAGCAATGCATCGGGCTGATCCAGGAACGCATGAACCAGGCGCCCGCCGAGGTCGAACCCAAGGTGCTGGAGTTCTTCTTCCAGGCCCTGCAGTTCAGCCGCATCGCCGAGCTGTTCGATGAGCACTTCCTGTTCGATATCAGCCCGCGCAACGGCCCACGGGGGCGGCGCCTGGCCACGTTGTGCCTGCGCAACGTGGTGCCGGCGCGGCTGCTGGGGCCGCGCATGAGCGCGGCGCGCAGCGTCACGCTGTTTTCCGCCACGCTCAATCCGCGGCACTTCTACAGCGACCTGCTGGGCATGCCCGCCGACACGGCCTGGCTGGAGGTCGCCGCGCCGTTCCGCGCCGAGCAGTTGCAGGTGCACATCGTCAGCGAGGTGTCCACCCGCTACCAGCAGCGCCAGGCGTCGCTTGCGCCGATTGTCGAACTCATCGCCGCCCAGTTCACCCGCCAGCCGGGTAACTACCTGGCCTTTTTCAGCAGTTTCGAATACCTGGAGCAGGTGGCGCGACTGCTGGCCGAGCGCTATCCGGTACTGCCGATCTGGTGCCAGGCGCCCGGCATGGACGAGGCCGGGCGCGAGGCCTTCCTGGCGCGGTTCGTGGAGCACGGGCAGGGGGTGGGCTTCGCCGTGCTCGGCGGCGCCTTCGGCGAGGGCGTGGACCTGCCCGGCACGCGCCTGATCGGCGCCTTCGTCGCCACCCTCGGGCTGCCCCAGGTCAACCCGGTCAACGAGCAGTTCAAGCAGCGCCTGGGCCGCCAGTTCGGCGCCGGTTTCGACTACGCGTACCTGTACCCGGGCGTGCGCAAGGTGATCCAGGCCGCTGGCCGGGTGATCCGCGGCGACCAGGACCGTGGCGTGCTGATGCTGATCGACGAGCGCTTCGCCGAGCCCCGGGTGCGGCAGATGTTCCCCAGCTGGTGGCAACTGGGGTGA
- the pgm gene encoding phosphoglucomutase (alpha-D-glucose-1,6-bisphosphate-dependent), whose translation MTLSPLAGKPAPASVLVDIPRLLTAYYTGRPDAAVAAQRVAFGTSGHRGTSFDLSFNEYHVLAITQAICLYRQEKDIDGPLFIGADTHALSAPAAASALEVLAANGVQVMLSQDDEYTPTPAVSHAILCYNRGRQQGLADGIVITPSHNPPQSGGFKYNPPNGGPADSDVTKWIEAKANELLAANLAGVKRMDYKQALAAPTTQRHDYVSSYVADLENVIDFEVIRGANLRLGVDPLGGAGVRYWSAIAERYQLNLEVVNTEVDPTFRFMTVDWDGQIRMDPSSPYAMQGLIGLRERFDVAFACDPDHDRHGIVTADGLLQPNNYLAVAIDYLYRNRPQWRSDAAVGKTVVSSGLIDRVTAALGRDLYEVPVGFKFFAQGLFDGSLGFGGEESAGASFLRKDGSVWATDKDGLIPALLAAEMTARTGRNPSQIYADLTAKLGKPYATRVEAKADARQKALLSKLAPEQVKSTELAGEPIQQILSHAPGNNQAIGGLKVMTENGWFAARPSGTEDIYKIYAESFIDEAHLKRLVAEAQVLVDAAIA comes from the coding sequence ATGACGCTCAGTCCTTTGGCAGGCAAGCCGGCTCCGGCAAGCGTGCTGGTCGATATTCCCCGCCTGTTGACCGCCTACTACACCGGCCGTCCCGACGCCGCGGTTGCGGCCCAGCGCGTGGCCTTCGGCACCTCGGGCCACCGCGGCACGTCGTTCGATCTGAGCTTCAACGAGTACCACGTGCTGGCGATCACCCAGGCTATCTGCCTGTATCGCCAGGAAAAGGACATCGATGGCCCACTGTTCATCGGCGCCGACACCCACGCGCTGTCGGCGCCGGCCGCAGCCAGCGCCCTGGAAGTGCTGGCCGCCAACGGCGTGCAGGTGATGCTGAGCCAGGATGACGAGTACACCCCGACCCCGGCGGTGTCCCACGCTATCCTCTGCTACAACCGTGGCCGCCAGCAGGGCCTCGCCGACGGCATCGTCATCACACCGTCGCACAATCCGCCGCAGAGCGGCGGCTTCAAGTACAACCCGCCCAACGGCGGCCCGGCCGACAGCGACGTGACCAAGTGGATCGAGGCCAAGGCCAACGAGCTGCTGGCGGCGAACCTGGCCGGTGTCAAGCGCATGGACTACAAGCAGGCGCTGGCGGCACCCACCACCCAGCGTCACGACTACGTCAGCAGCTACGTCGCCGACCTGGAAAACGTCATCGACTTCGAGGTAATCCGTGGCGCCAACTTGCGCCTGGGCGTCGATCCACTGGGCGGCGCCGGGGTGCGCTACTGGTCGGCCATCGCCGAGCGCTACCAGCTGAACCTGGAAGTGGTGAACACCGAGGTCGACCCGACCTTCCGCTTCATGACCGTCGACTGGGACGGCCAGATCCGCATGGACCCATCCTCGCCGTACGCCATGCAGGGCCTGATCGGCCTGCGCGAGCGCTTCGACGTGGCTTTCGCCTGCGACCCCGACCACGACCGTCACGGCATCGTCACTGCCGATGGCCTGCTGCAACCGAACAACTACCTGGCCGTGGCCATCGACTACCTGTACCGCAACCGCCCGCAATGGCGCAGCGACGCGGCCGTGGGCAAGACCGTGGTCTCCAGTGGCCTGATCGACCGGGTCACCGCCGCGCTGGGCCGTGACCTGTACGAAGTGCCGGTGGGCTTCAAGTTCTTCGCCCAGGGCCTGTTCGACGGCTCGCTGGGCTTTGGCGGCGAAGAGAGCGCCGGCGCCTCGTTCCTGCGCAAGGACGGCAGCGTCTGGGCCACCGACAAGGACGGCCTGATCCCGGCGCTGCTGGCGGCCGAAATGACCGCCCGCACTGGGCGCAACCCGAGCCAGATCTACGCCGACCTCACCGCCAAGCTGGGCAAGCCGTACGCCACCCGTGTCGAGGCCAAGGCCGATGCACGGCAGAAGGCGCTGCTGAGCAAGCTGGCGCCGGAGCAGGTCAAGTCCACCGAGCTGGCTGGCGAACCGATCCAGCAGATCCTCAGCCATGCGCCGGGCAACAACCAGGCCATCGGCGGCCTGAAGGTGATGACCGAGAACGGCTGGTTCGCCGCCCGTCCTTCGGGCACCGAGGACATCTACAAGATCTACGCCGAGAGCTTCATCGACGAGGCGCACCTCAAGCGCTTGGTGGCCGAAGCCCAGGTGCTGGTGGACGCGGCGATCGCCTGA
- a CDS encoding pirin family protein, protein MKNIQGIHRSPHAHWVGDGFPVRSLFTYDHLARHISPFLLLDYAGPHDFTPTTARRGVGQHPHRGFETVTIVYQGELEHRDSTGAGGLIGPGDVQWMTAAGGIIHEEFHSPAFARSGGTLEMVQLWVNLPAKDKRAAAGYQTLLANDIPVVALAGEAGSLRVIAGRYLNHQGPARTFTEMDVWDLRLKAGATLQLPLAAGRNAALVVLRGNLRVNDEREAGPASLVLLERDGSDVRLEALEEVSVLLLSGEPIDEPIVGYGPFVMNSQAEIAESFDDFQAGRFGQMGGVERGARQ, encoded by the coding sequence ATGAAAAACATCCAGGGTATCCACCGCAGCCCCCACGCTCACTGGGTGGGCGACGGCTTCCCGGTGCGCAGCCTGTTCACCTACGACCACCTGGCCCGGCACATCAGCCCGTTTCTGCTGCTGGACTACGCCGGCCCCCACGACTTCACCCCGACCACGGCCAGGCGTGGCGTCGGCCAGCATCCGCATCGCGGCTTCGAGACGGTGACCATCGTCTACCAGGGCGAACTGGAGCACCGTGACTCCACCGGCGCCGGCGGCCTGATCGGTCCGGGCGATGTGCAATGGATGACCGCCGCGGGCGGCATCATCCACGAGGAGTTCCATTCCCCGGCCTTTGCCCGTAGTGGCGGCACCCTGGAGATGGTGCAACTGTGGGTCAACCTGCCGGCCAAGGACAAGCGTGCCGCGGCGGGTTACCAGACGCTGTTGGCCAACGACATTCCCGTGGTGGCGCTGGCAGGCGAGGCGGGCAGCCTGCGGGTGATTGCCGGACGCTACCTGAATCATCAGGGGCCGGCGCGCACCTTCACCGAGATGGACGTCTGGGACCTGCGGCTGAAGGCCGGCGCGACACTGCAACTGCCCTTGGCCGCCGGGCGCAATGCCGCGCTGGTGGTGCTGCGCGGCAACCTGCGGGTCAACGACGAGCGCGAGGCCGGCCCGGCCAGCCTGGTGCTGCTGGAGCGCGATGGCAGCGATGTGCGCCTCGAGGCGCTGGAGGAGGTCAGCGTGCTGCTGCTCAGCGGCGAGCCGATCGACGAACCCATCGTTGGCTACGGGCCGTTCGTGATGAACAGCCAGGCGGAAATCGCCGAGTCGTTCGATGATTTCCAGGCCGGGCGGTTCGGGCAGATGGGCGGCGTCGAGCGCGGCGCCCGACAATAA
- a CDS encoding RidA family protein, with protein MPTHTRIRMFNTKATYPNQTLDNDLCQAVRAGNTIYVRGQVGTDFEGRLVGLGDPRAQAEQAMKNVKQLLEEAGSDLSHIVKTTTYITDPRFREPVYKEVGKWLKGVFPISTGLVVAGLAQAEWLMEIDVIAVVPDQP; from the coding sequence ATGCCTACCCACACTCGCATCCGCATGTTCAACACCAAGGCCACCTACCCCAACCAGACCCTGGACAACGACCTGTGCCAGGCTGTGCGGGCCGGCAACACCATCTACGTGCGCGGTCAGGTCGGCACCGACTTCGAAGGCCGGCTGGTGGGCCTGGGCGACCCACGGGCCCAGGCCGAGCAGGCGATGAAGAACGTCAAGCAGCTGCTCGAAGAAGCGGGCTCGGACCTGTCGCATATCGTCAAGACCACCACCTACATCACCGACCCGCGCTTCCGCGAGCCGGTGTACAAGGAAGTGGGCAAGTGGCTCAAGGGGGTGTTCCCGATTTCCACCGGGTTGGTGGTGGCGGGGTTGGCCCAGGCTGAGTGGCTGATGGAAATCGACGTGATCGCGGTGGTGCCGGATCAGCCGTGA
- a CDS encoding flavin-containing monooxygenase: MTLNNIEIDTLVVGAGQAGVAMSEHLSKLGVPHLVLERKRIAEAWRTGRWDSLVANGPVWHDRFPGLEFDLDADAFAGKDQVADYFEQYVRKYNLPVRTGVEVRKVVRNADRPGFTIDTNQGVIRANRVVAATGPFQRPVIPAIAPKDEGLHQIHSAAYFNPQQLPEGAVLVVGAGSSGVQIAEELMRAGRQVYLSVGAHDRPPRSYRNRDFCWWLGVLGEWDAEIAKPGREHVTIAVSGARGGHTVDFRALAHQGMTLVGLTQSFEGGVARFQDNLAENINRGDENYLALLDAADAYIERNGLDLPEEPEARKRLPDPACVSQPLLELNLAKANVRSIIWATGYGVDFSWLQVDAFDANGKPQHQRGVSKEPGVYFLGLPWLSRRGSSFIWGVWHDAKHVAGHIATQRTYLAYRDREQRAADEQQPSISNVSTFGAL, from the coding sequence ATGACACTGAACAACATCGAAATCGACACCCTCGTGGTCGGCGCCGGCCAGGCCGGCGTGGCCATGAGCGAACACCTGAGCAAGCTCGGCGTGCCACACCTGGTGCTGGAGCGCAAGCGCATCGCCGAGGCCTGGCGCACCGGACGCTGGGATTCGCTGGTGGCCAACGGGCCGGTCTGGCACGACCGCTTCCCGGGCCTGGAATTCGACCTCGACGCCGACGCCTTCGCCGGCAAGGACCAGGTCGCCGACTACTTCGAGCAGTACGTGCGCAAGTACAACCTGCCGGTACGCACCGGGGTCGAGGTGAGGAAGGTGGTGCGCAACGCCGACCGCCCGGGCTTCACCATCGACACCAACCAGGGCGTGATCCGCGCCAACCGCGTAGTGGCCGCCACCGGCCCGTTCCAGCGCCCGGTGATCCCGGCCATCGCGCCAAAGGACGAAGGCCTGCACCAGATCCACTCCGCCGCCTACTTCAACCCGCAGCAACTGCCTGAGGGCGCGGTGCTGGTGGTCGGCGCCGGCTCTTCCGGGGTGCAGATCGCCGAGGAACTGATGCGTGCCGGGCGCCAGGTGTACCTGTCGGTCGGCGCCCATGACCGTCCGCCGCGCAGCTACCGCAACCGCGATTTCTGCTGGTGGCTGGGCGTGCTCGGCGAGTGGGACGCGGAGATCGCCAAGCCCGGCCGCGAGCACGTGACCATCGCCGTGTCCGGCGCCCGCGGCGGCCACACCGTGGACTTTCGCGCCCTCGCCCACCAGGGCATGACCCTGGTCGGCCTGACCCAGTCGTTCGAGGGCGGCGTGGCCCGTTTCCAGGACAACCTGGCCGAGAACATCAACCGCGGCGACGAGAACTACCTGGCCCTGCTGGACGCCGCCGACGCCTATATCGAACGCAACGGTCTGGACCTGCCGGAGGAGCCCGAGGCCCGCAAGCGCCTGCCGGACCCGGCCTGCGTCAGCCAGCCGCTGCTGGAACTCAACCTCGCCAAGGCCAACGTCAGGAGCATCATCTGGGCCACCGGCTATGGCGTGGATTTCAGCTGGTTGCAGGTGGACGCCTTCGACGCCAACGGCAAACCGCAACACCAGCGCGGCGTATCGAAGGAGCCGGGCGTGTACTTCCTCGGCCTGCCCTGGCTGTCGCGCCGCGGCTCGTCATTCATCTGGGGCGTGTGGCACGACGCCAAGCACGTCGCCGGCCACATCGCCACCCAGCGCACCTACCTGGCCTACCGCGACCGCGAGCAGCGCGCGGCGGATGAGCAGCAACCCTCGATCAGCAACGTCAGCACCTTCGGAGCCCTCTGA